From one Triticum urartu cultivar G1812 chromosome 3, Tu2.1, whole genome shotgun sequence genomic stretch:
- the LOC125542474 gene encoding lipid phosphate phosphatase 2-like isoform X1, with protein sequence MRGGRNTNCAQTTEGLGAPVSGQPARMQQVQHTVQTHGYGLARKHTYDWVVLILLAAVVVVLHYAPPFNRFVGKDMMTDIRYPVKPSTVPAWAVPVISMLCPVLVFIALYVARRDVYDLHHATLGVIFAVLITAAFTDVIKNAVGRPRPDFFWRCFPDGRPVYDQVTGGVICHGEKGFLTDGRKSFPSGHTSWSFAGLGFLSLYLSGKIKAFDRKGHVAKLCIVILPLLLASLVGISRIDNYRHHWEDVFVGGLIGYIMAVLCYLHFFPPPYHHQGWGPYAYFHMLEELEAGNSNNAQNQQSAGQHHIGLTGQHHNGRSRNDLESGSV encoded by the exons ATGCGTGGTGGGCGCAACACG AACTGCGCACAGACCACCGAGGGTCTTGGCGCACCGGTTTCTGGCCAGCCGGCTAGGATGCAGCAGGTTCAGCACACGGTTCAGACGCACGGATATGGACTGGCCAGAAAGCACACATACGACTGGGTCGTTCTTATTCTCCTAGCCGCGGTCGTGGTCGTCTTGCATTATGCTCCCCCGTTTAACCGGTTCGTCGGGAAGGATATGATGACTGATATTAGGTACCCGGTGAAACCAAGTACTGTGCCAGCATGGGCTGTTCCT GTAATCTCTATGCTGTGCCCTGTGCTTGTCTTCATAGCACTGTATGTTGCTAGAAGAGACGTCTATGATCTTCACCACGCAACACTAG GTGTTATTTTTGCTGTGCTGATCACTGCCGCTTTCACTGATGTGATAAAGAATGCTGTGGGGAGACCTAGGCCAGACTTCTTTTGGCGGTGCTTTCCTGATGGAAGGCCG GTATATGATCAAGTGACAGGTGGTGTGATCTGCCATGGCGAGAAAGGTTTCTTAACCGATGGGCGCAAGAGTTTTCCTAGTGGACACACGTCGT GGTCTTTTGCTGGACTTGGATTTTTGTCACTATACTTATCTGGCAAAATTAAGGCGTTTGATCGCAAAGGTCACGTGGCAAAGCTTTGCATCGTgattcttcctcttcttcttgctTCGCTTGTTGGGATTTCTAGAATAGACAACTATCGACACCACTGGGAGGATGTGTTTGTCGGCGGCCTGATTG GATATATCATGGCAGTGCTGTGCTATCTGCACTTTTTCCCTCCTCCATATCACCATCAAG GTTGGGGGCCCTATGCATACTTCCACATGCTGGAGGAGCTTGAGGCAGGCAATTCAAATAATGCACAAAACCAACAGTCTGCAGGTCAGCATCATATCGGATTGACCGGCCAACACCATAACGGGAGATCAAGAAATGATTTGGAATCTGGAAGTGTGTAA
- the LOC125542474 gene encoding lipid phosphate phosphatase 2-like isoform X2, translating into MSSQNCAQTTEGLGAPVSGQPARMQQVQHTVQTHGYGLARKHTYDWVVLILLAAVVVVLHYAPPFNRFVGKDMMTDIRYPVKPSTVPAWAVPVISMLCPVLVFIALYVARRDVYDLHHATLGVIFAVLITAAFTDVIKNAVGRPRPDFFWRCFPDGRPVYDQVTGGVICHGEKGFLTDGRKSFPSGHTSWSFAGLGFLSLYLSGKIKAFDRKGHVAKLCIVILPLLLASLVGISRIDNYRHHWEDVFVGGLIGYIMAVLCYLHFFPPPYHHQGWGPYAYFHMLEELEAGNSNNAQNQQSAGQHHIGLTGQHHNGRSRNDLESGSV; encoded by the exons ATGAGTTCA cAGAACTGCGCACAGACCACCGAGGGTCTTGGCGCACCGGTTTCTGGCCAGCCGGCTAGGATGCAGCAGGTTCAGCACACGGTTCAGACGCACGGATATGGACTGGCCAGAAAGCACACATACGACTGGGTCGTTCTTATTCTCCTAGCCGCGGTCGTGGTCGTCTTGCATTATGCTCCCCCGTTTAACCGGTTCGTCGGGAAGGATATGATGACTGATATTAGGTACCCGGTGAAACCAAGTACTGTGCCAGCATGGGCTGTTCCT GTAATCTCTATGCTGTGCCCTGTGCTTGTCTTCATAGCACTGTATGTTGCTAGAAGAGACGTCTATGATCTTCACCACGCAACACTAG GTGTTATTTTTGCTGTGCTGATCACTGCCGCTTTCACTGATGTGATAAAGAATGCTGTGGGGAGACCTAGGCCAGACTTCTTTTGGCGGTGCTTTCCTGATGGAAGGCCG GTATATGATCAAGTGACAGGTGGTGTGATCTGCCATGGCGAGAAAGGTTTCTTAACCGATGGGCGCAAGAGTTTTCCTAGTGGACACACGTCGT GGTCTTTTGCTGGACTTGGATTTTTGTCACTATACTTATCTGGCAAAATTAAGGCGTTTGATCGCAAAGGTCACGTGGCAAAGCTTTGCATCGTgattcttcctcttcttcttgctTCGCTTGTTGGGATTTCTAGAATAGACAACTATCGACACCACTGGGAGGATGTGTTTGTCGGCGGCCTGATTG GATATATCATGGCAGTGCTGTGCTATCTGCACTTTTTCCCTCCTCCATATCACCATCAAG GTTGGGGGCCCTATGCATACTTCCACATGCTGGAGGAGCTTGAGGCAGGCAATTCAAATAATGCACAAAACCAACAGTCTGCAGGTCAGCATCATATCGGATTGACCGGCCAACACCATAACGGGAGATCAAGAAATGATTTGGAATCTGGAAGTGTGTAA
- the LOC125542474 gene encoding lipid phosphate phosphatase 2-like isoform X3 yields the protein MSSNCAQTTEGLGAPVSGQPARMQQVQHTVQTHGYGLARKHTYDWVVLILLAAVVVVLHYAPPFNRFVGKDMMTDIRYPVKPSTVPAWAVPVISMLCPVLVFIALYVARRDVYDLHHATLGVIFAVLITAAFTDVIKNAVGRPRPDFFWRCFPDGRPVYDQVTGGVICHGEKGFLTDGRKSFPSGHTSWSFAGLGFLSLYLSGKIKAFDRKGHVAKLCIVILPLLLASLVGISRIDNYRHHWEDVFVGGLIGYIMAVLCYLHFFPPPYHHQGWGPYAYFHMLEELEAGNSNNAQNQQSAGQHHIGLTGQHHNGRSRNDLESGSV from the exons ATGAGTTCA AACTGCGCACAGACCACCGAGGGTCTTGGCGCACCGGTTTCTGGCCAGCCGGCTAGGATGCAGCAGGTTCAGCACACGGTTCAGACGCACGGATATGGACTGGCCAGAAAGCACACATACGACTGGGTCGTTCTTATTCTCCTAGCCGCGGTCGTGGTCGTCTTGCATTATGCTCCCCCGTTTAACCGGTTCGTCGGGAAGGATATGATGACTGATATTAGGTACCCGGTGAAACCAAGTACTGTGCCAGCATGGGCTGTTCCT GTAATCTCTATGCTGTGCCCTGTGCTTGTCTTCATAGCACTGTATGTTGCTAGAAGAGACGTCTATGATCTTCACCACGCAACACTAG GTGTTATTTTTGCTGTGCTGATCACTGCCGCTTTCACTGATGTGATAAAGAATGCTGTGGGGAGACCTAGGCCAGACTTCTTTTGGCGGTGCTTTCCTGATGGAAGGCCG GTATATGATCAAGTGACAGGTGGTGTGATCTGCCATGGCGAGAAAGGTTTCTTAACCGATGGGCGCAAGAGTTTTCCTAGTGGACACACGTCGT GGTCTTTTGCTGGACTTGGATTTTTGTCACTATACTTATCTGGCAAAATTAAGGCGTTTGATCGCAAAGGTCACGTGGCAAAGCTTTGCATCGTgattcttcctcttcttcttgctTCGCTTGTTGGGATTTCTAGAATAGACAACTATCGACACCACTGGGAGGATGTGTTTGTCGGCGGCCTGATTG GATATATCATGGCAGTGCTGTGCTATCTGCACTTTTTCCCTCCTCCATATCACCATCAAG GTTGGGGGCCCTATGCATACTTCCACATGCTGGAGGAGCTTGAGGCAGGCAATTCAAATAATGCACAAAACCAACAGTCTGCAGGTCAGCATCATATCGGATTGACCGGCCAACACCATAACGGGAGATCAAGAAATGATTTGGAATCTGGAAGTGTGTAA
- the LOC125542474 gene encoding putative lipid phosphate phosphatase 3, chloroplastic isoform X4: MQQVQHTVQTHGYGLARKHTYDWVVLILLAAVVVVLHYAPPFNRFVGKDMMTDIRYPVKPSTVPAWAVPVISMLCPVLVFIALYVARRDVYDLHHATLGVIFAVLITAAFTDVIKNAVGRPRPDFFWRCFPDGRPVYDQVTGGVICHGEKGFLTDGRKSFPSGHTSWSFAGLGFLSLYLSGKIKAFDRKGHVAKLCIVILPLLLASLVGISRIDNYRHHWEDVFVGGLIGYIMAVLCYLHFFPPPYHHQGWGPYAYFHMLEELEAGNSNNAQNQQSAGQHHIGLTGQHHNGRSRNDLESGSV; encoded by the exons ATGCAGCAGGTTCAGCACACGGTTCAGACGCACGGATATGGACTGGCCAGAAAGCACACATACGACTGGGTCGTTCTTATTCTCCTAGCCGCGGTCGTGGTCGTCTTGCATTATGCTCCCCCGTTTAACCGGTTCGTCGGGAAGGATATGATGACTGATATTAGGTACCCGGTGAAACCAAGTACTGTGCCAGCATGGGCTGTTCCT GTAATCTCTATGCTGTGCCCTGTGCTTGTCTTCATAGCACTGTATGTTGCTAGAAGAGACGTCTATGATCTTCACCACGCAACACTAG GTGTTATTTTTGCTGTGCTGATCACTGCCGCTTTCACTGATGTGATAAAGAATGCTGTGGGGAGACCTAGGCCAGACTTCTTTTGGCGGTGCTTTCCTGATGGAAGGCCG GTATATGATCAAGTGACAGGTGGTGTGATCTGCCATGGCGAGAAAGGTTTCTTAACCGATGGGCGCAAGAGTTTTCCTAGTGGACACACGTCGT GGTCTTTTGCTGGACTTGGATTTTTGTCACTATACTTATCTGGCAAAATTAAGGCGTTTGATCGCAAAGGTCACGTGGCAAAGCTTTGCATCGTgattcttcctcttcttcttgctTCGCTTGTTGGGATTTCTAGAATAGACAACTATCGACACCACTGGGAGGATGTGTTTGTCGGCGGCCTGATTG GATATATCATGGCAGTGCTGTGCTATCTGCACTTTTTCCCTCCTCCATATCACCATCAAG GTTGGGGGCCCTATGCATACTTCCACATGCTGGAGGAGCTTGAGGCAGGCAATTCAAATAATGCACAAAACCAACAGTCTGCAGGTCAGCATCATATCGGATTGACCGGCCAACACCATAACGGGAGATCAAGAAATGATTTGGAATCTGGAAGTGTGTAA